In a single window of the Bacillus mycoides genome:
- a CDS encoding class I SAM-dependent methyltransferase produces MVKEIDLQSVQSTMLIPLWGRAYGSEKNKDILDDTEAIRIIKECDFDFSKIADTFGEYGCITYITRARKIDDTIKQFIRKHPNATIVNIGSGLDTTFSRIDNGTLQWYNLDLPDAIAFRKTLIEDTPRNISIAKSFFDTSWFNDIKYDPKDSILFISAGVFYYFKEEELKEIFVAMAKRFPGGELYFDAESKFALTLSNATVKKSGNNGAMMYFYVNNPKTIEKWSSNIKILSCSPFFKHIPTNKDWDGSTRIMMRIVNLIKMLKFVHIRFEK; encoded by the coding sequence ATGGTTAAAGAAATAGATTTACAATCAGTTCAAAGTACTATGCTTATTCCACTATGGGGACGAGCATATGGTAGTGAGAAAAACAAGGATATTTTAGATGATACGGAAGCTATTCGGATTATTAAAGAATGCGACTTTGATTTCTCTAAAATAGCAGATACATTTGGCGAATATGGATGTATCACTTACATTACCCGTGCAAGAAAAATAGACGATACTATTAAACAATTTATTAGAAAACATCCGAATGCTACTATAGTAAATATCGGTTCTGGACTAGACACTACTTTTTCAAGAATTGATAACGGTACCCTACAGTGGTATAACCTTGATTTGCCTGATGCGATCGCTTTCCGCAAAACATTAATTGAAGATACACCACGAAATATAAGCATTGCCAAATCATTTTTTGACACTTCTTGGTTCAACGATATAAAATATGATCCAAAAGACAGTATTCTTTTTATATCAGCAGGTGTGTTTTATTACTTTAAAGAAGAAGAACTGAAGGAGATATTTGTCGCTATGGCAAAACGTTTTCCTGGAGGAGAGTTATATTTTGATGCCGAATCAAAGTTCGCACTGACACTTTCGAATGCTACTGTAAAAAAATCTGGTAATAACGGCGCTATGATGTATTTTTACGTAAATAATCCAAAGACAATAGAAAAGTGGTCTTCTAACATAAAAATATTAAGCTGCTCCCCTTTCTTTAAACATATACCTACAAATAAAGATTGGGATGGAAGTACACGAATTATGATGCGGATTGTAAATTTAATAAAGATGTTGAAGTTCGTTCATATACGGTTTGAAAAATGA
- a CDS encoding GNAT family N-acetyltransferase: MTALFKAMEFQLKTERLDLSMWEESDSVWMRKLIGERGVDMPTLDAVRSMLIEMRKRAGENGISLLTIRRRDEGDFIGYCGLIIGRSTLEEPEIAYELFRSAHGKGYATEAASVVLDAAIATGRHRLWSTVGAWNVASFRVLEKIGFKRHHSTWDERGEIVWNVRDL; this comes from the coding sequence ATGACAGCTTTATTTAAAGCTATGGAGTTCCAGCTGAAAACTGAACGACTTGATCTGAGTATGTGGGAGGAATCCGATTCAGTCTGGATGAGAAAATTAATTGGCGAACGTGGTGTGGATATGCCAACCCTTGACGCCGTTCGTAGCATGCTTATAGAGATGCGTAAGAGAGCAGGCGAAAATGGCATTTCCCTTCTCACTATTCGCCGACGAGACGAAGGTGATTTCATCGGATACTGTGGCTTGATTATCGGTCGTTCCACACTGGAAGAGCCGGAGATCGCATACGAGTTGTTCCGCAGTGCTCATGGCAAAGGCTATGCGACTGAGGCAGCATCTGTTGTGCTGGACGCTGCGATTGCTACGGGGCGCCACAGACTTTGGTCGACTGTAGGCGCTTGGAATGTTGCGTCCTTCCGGGTGTTAGAAAAGATAGGATTTAAGAGGCATCACAGTACGTGGGACGAGCGCGGTGAGATTGTTTGGAACGTACGCGACCTTTAG